In a genomic window of Dyadobacter fermentans DSM 18053:
- a CDS encoding outer membrane beta-barrel protein, which yields MNRFTFFVLLLAGFAAPAFAQNAQITGTVIDSVSRESVVGAYVSVTRNAPDAKPEYVTTDVNGKFTFTGLTKQVSYLVKVSYLSYKDFTRAVTIANDTENLGIITLTEAVANLKEVKVVGQVTAMEQKGDTTQFNAAAFKTNPDATTEDLIQKMPGITVANGTVTAHGETVNRVLVDGKPFFGDDAALTLKSLPAEVVDKIEVFDKLSDQAQFTGFDDGNAQKTINIVTKPDKKMGQFGKVFAGYGLDDRYQAGGNVSFFKGNQRISVIGLSNNINNQNFSSQDLLGVSGGGGGGNRGGGSSAGNFLVGNQSGITGTNSFGLNYANKIGKVDLSGSYFFNRTSNSNVQGLSQEYFLQGGTSNQFYNENSRTNTTNSNHRLNFRIEYNIDPKNSLIITPRLSFQDNHSGSVKAGLTTLASDGSKVNSSDNSQGNSNKGYNFSNDILFRHAFEKKGRTVSVNFNTQLNDRNGRRDLYSRNMYFDNLVQGDTAMRGDTIDQRSFTHSDGITLGGNLVYTEPISTSSQLQFNYGLTVQNSNSNRDTDNLNYDDGTYSDLDSLLTNNFDNRYVTNRAGLGYRYRKNSWSANLGVDFQNTGLYSQQLAPINNKVDQSFTNILPNAMINYRSKSGTQFRAFFRSSTNQPSISQLQNVVDNSNPLSLTAGNPDLKQEYRNMFNVRYSLAGAKRPYSLNAMIFVTQTNNAIVNSTFIAQEPTTLPNGLFLERGARFTAPINVDGSWNARSFLAFGKPVAPLKLNLNITTGFNYMRSPGMINYVPNFSNTYAISQGLVVSSNISDKLDFTVSYSGNYNVVRNSIQPNLNNNYYTQGITGRVNWIFGKGFVVQSDVSHQSYRGLGEGFNQNFTLWNASIGKKFLKNNAGELKLTVFDILKQNNSITRNVTETYVQDVTNRVLTQYAMLTFTYTLRNFGKAPANNGGNYRRRDFDGGGDFPRGGDRGQGGGGRGFNN from the coding sequence ATGAACAGATTTACATTCTTCGTTCTCCTCCTCGCCGGTTTTGCCGCTCCGGCCTTCGCGCAAAATGCGCAGATTACCGGCACGGTCATCGATAGCGTTAGCCGCGAATCCGTAGTAGGTGCCTATGTGTCCGTAACGCGCAATGCCCCCGACGCGAAACCGGAATATGTGACGACGGATGTGAACGGCAAGTTCACCTTTACCGGCCTTACCAAACAGGTTTCCTACCTCGTAAAAGTCTCTTACCTGAGTTATAAAGATTTCACCCGGGCTGTCACCATAGCCAACGACACCGAAAATCTTGGCATCATTACCCTTACCGAAGCAGTTGCGAACCTGAAAGAAGTGAAAGTGGTAGGGCAGGTTACCGCAATGGAACAAAAGGGCGATACCACGCAATTCAATGCAGCTGCATTTAAAACAAATCCCGACGCTACGACCGAAGACCTGATCCAGAAAATGCCCGGCATTACGGTTGCCAACGGGACTGTCACCGCGCATGGCGAGACTGTCAACCGGGTTTTGGTGGATGGTAAACCGTTTTTTGGCGACGATGCCGCATTGACGCTGAAATCACTGCCGGCAGAAGTGGTGGATAAAATCGAGGTGTTCGATAAGCTCAGCGACCAGGCGCAATTCACCGGCTTTGACGACGGTAATGCGCAGAAAACGATCAATATCGTGACGAAGCCCGACAAGAAGATGGGCCAGTTTGGAAAGGTTTTCGCCGGATACGGGCTCGACGACCGCTACCAGGCAGGAGGAAATGTCAGCTTTTTTAAAGGAAACCAGCGTATATCGGTGATCGGATTGAGCAATAATATCAATAATCAGAACTTTTCCAGCCAGGACCTGCTGGGCGTGTCGGGTGGCGGTGGCGGAGGTAACCGCGGCGGAGGCAGCTCGGCGGGCAACTTTCTAGTGGGCAACCAGAGCGGGATCACGGGTACTAATTCATTTGGCTTGAATTATGCCAACAAAATCGGGAAGGTAGACCTCAGCGGCAGCTATTTCTTCAACAGAACGAGCAATAGCAATGTGCAGGGCCTTTCGCAAGAGTATTTTCTGCAAGGCGGCACGAGCAACCAGTTTTACAATGAAAACAGCCGCACCAACACCACCAACTCCAATCACCGGCTGAACTTCCGGATTGAATACAATATCGACCCCAAAAATTCGCTCATCATCACACCGCGGCTGAGCTTTCAGGATAACCATTCGGGCAGCGTAAAGGCCGGTTTGACGACCCTCGCTTCCGACGGAAGCAAGGTAAACAGCTCGGATAACAGCCAGGGCAATTCGAATAAAGGCTACAATTTCTCGAACGATATTTTGTTCCGTCACGCATTCGAGAAAAAAGGACGCACGGTTTCGGTGAATTTCAACACGCAGCTGAACGACAGAAACGGCCGCCGGGACCTTTATTCCCGAAATATGTATTTCGATAACCTGGTACAGGGTGACACCGCCATGCGCGGCGATACGATCGATCAGCGCAGCTTCACACATTCGGATGGTATCACATTGGGCGGAAACCTCGTGTACACCGAGCCGATCAGCACCAGCAGCCAGCTGCAATTCAACTACGGATTGACGGTGCAGAACAGTAATTCGAACCGTGATACCGACAATCTGAACTACGACGACGGCACTTATTCGGATCTGGACTCATTGCTGACCAACAATTTCGACAACCGTTACGTGACCAATCGCGCCGGCTTAGGCTATCGCTACCGGAAAAACAGCTGGTCGGCGAACCTGGGCGTCGATTTCCAGAATACCGGCCTGTACAGCCAGCAGCTGGCGCCGATCAACAATAAGGTGGATCAGTCTTTTACCAATATCCTGCCTAATGCGATGATCAACTACCGCTCGAAATCGGGCACGCAATTCCGGGCATTCTTCCGGAGCTCGACCAACCAGCCGTCGATTTCGCAGTTGCAGAATGTGGTCGATAACAGCAATCCGCTTTCGCTCACCGCCGGTAATCCGGATCTGAAACAGGAATACCGCAATATGTTCAACGTCCGTTATTCGCTCGCCGGTGCCAAACGCCCTTACAGCCTCAATGCGATGATTTTTGTGACGCAAACGAACAATGCGATCGTGAATTCGACATTCATCGCACAGGAACCCACGACGCTCCCCAACGGCCTGTTTCTCGAAAGGGGTGCCAGATTCACCGCTCCGATCAACGTGGATGGCAGCTGGAATGCACGGTCATTTTTAGCCTTCGGAAAACCTGTTGCACCATTGAAATTAAACCTGAACATTACCACTGGTTTCAACTACATGAGATCGCCGGGGATGATCAACTACGTGCCCAACTTTTCGAACACGTACGCAATTTCGCAGGGGCTGGTAGTGAGCAGTAACATCAGCGATAAACTCGACTTTACGGTTTCATATTCAGGAAATTACAATGTGGTGCGAAACAGCATTCAGCCGAATCTGAACAACAATTACTACACACAGGGCATTACCGGGCGCGTCAACTGGATCTTCGGAAAAGGATTTGTGGTACAAAGCGACGTCAGTCACCAGTCGTACCGCGGCCTAGGAGAAGGTTTCAACCAGAACTTCACCCTTTGGAATGCCAGCATCGGTAAGAAATTCCTGAAAAACAATGCCGGCGAGCTGAAACTGACGGTATTCGATATTTTGAAACAGAACAACTCCATTACGCGTAATGTAACTGAAACGTACGTGCAGGATGTCACCAATCGTGTGCTCACGCAATATGCAATGCTCACATTCACCTACACGCTTCGCAACTTCGGCAAGGCGCCGGCCAACAACGGAGGCAATTACAGAAGACGCGATTTCGACGGCGGCGGCGACTTCCCGCGCGGCGGCGACCGCGGCCAGGGCGGAGGCGGCCGGGGATTCAACAACTAG
- a CDS encoding LysM peptidoglycan-binding domain-containing protein, with the protein MEDEFPKKRNIRPTEKSNLPIVTLLVLVLLVLAMLYIGYEYISDSSSSSEELTSVVVDSTLEENAAETISDEPAPADDPIEETKPEPVKETPAAPKPEAKPTVSAASIGGEQITHTVRSGETFSSIASRYNLKTETLQGLNSSVPNVKAGVTKLKVQVKAVHTVGPGDVLRVVAGKYGISKEALMKANGKTRDFSERGEKLIIPFPDRK; encoded by the coding sequence ATGGAAGACGAATTCCCCAAGAAAAGAAATATCCGTCCCACTGAAAAGTCGAATCTGCCTATTGTAACATTGCTGGTGTTGGTGCTGCTTGTATTGGCAATGCTGTACATCGGCTACGAATATATTTCCGACAGTTCTTCGAGCTCCGAGGAGCTTACGTCGGTAGTTGTGGATTCCACGCTGGAAGAAAACGCCGCCGAGACGATCAGCGACGAACCCGCACCGGCCGACGATCCGATTGAAGAAACTAAACCCGAGCCGGTGAAGGAAACGCCCGCAGCGCCCAAGCCTGAGGCCAAACCGACCGTATCGGCAGCTTCCATCGGCGGGGAGCAAATAACCCATACCGTTCGGAGCGGAGAAACGTTTTCGAGCATCGCATCGCGCTACAATCTCAAAACGGAAACGCTGCAAGGCCTCAACTCCTCCGTTCCAAACGTGAAGGCCGGTGTTACTAAACTGAAAGTGCAGGTTAAAGCCGTTCACACGGTAGGTCCGGGCGATGTACTTCGCGTTGTGGCCGGCAAATACGGCATTTCCAAAGAAGCGTTGATGAAAGCAAACGGCAAAACCCGCGATTTCTCTGAAAGAGGCGAAAAGCTGATCATCCCGTTCCCCGACAGGAAATAG
- the purE gene encoding 5-(carboxyamino)imidazole ribonucleotide mutase, with protein sequence MVGIIMGSLSDRKVMQLAADALTELGISYEMEIVSAHRTPERMLEYGASARSRGLRVIIAGAGGAAHLPGMVASLTSLPVIGVPVLSSNSIDGWDSVLSILQMPAGVPVATVALDGARNAGILAAQIIGASDEAVAKRLDAFKESLKEKVAVMNEELKNQLGN encoded by the coding sequence ATGGTAGGGATTATCATGGGCAGCCTTTCTGACAGAAAGGTGATGCAACTGGCCGCAGACGCATTGACGGAGCTGGGCATTTCGTATGAGATGGAGATCGTATCCGCACACCGCACGCCCGAGCGCATGCTCGAGTACGGCGCTTCTGCGCGCAGCCGCGGGTTACGGGTGATCATCGCCGGAGCAGGCGGTGCGGCCCATTTACCGGGAATGGTGGCTTCGTTAACATCGCTGCCAGTAATCGGCGTGCCGGTGCTGTCGAGCAACTCGATCGACGGCTGGGACTCGGTGCTGTCGATCCTGCAAATGCCGGCGGGGGTACCCGTTGCCACGGTGGCGCTGGATGGTGCTCGGAACGCCGGAATCCTTGCCGCCCAGATCATCGGCGCAAGTGACGAAGCGGTTGCAAAACGGCTTGATGCATTCAAAGAAAGCCTTAAAGAGAAAGTGGCGGTGATGAACGAGGAATTGAAAAATCAACTTGGAAACTAG
- a CDS encoding 5-(carboxyamino)imidazole ribonucleotide synthase translates to MLSSRIGILGGGQLGLMLLQAAVDWNLDIHVLDPDAEAPCRKIAPHFTQGSLQDFDTVYNFGKDLDVITIEIEKVNVEALEALEKEGKKVYPQPSVIRQIQDKRIQKQFYTEKALPTAEFILTENRQDVSNFISFLPAFHKLGKDGYDGRGVQRLTSAADLDKAFDKPGLLEKAVAFEKELAVIVARNADGAIETFPTVEMVFHPEHNLVEYLFAPAEISAEVNAKAQEIARKTAEAFQIVGLLAVELFLTPEGEVLINEVAPRPHNSGHHTIRANATSQYEQHWRAILNLPLGSTHAYGPSAMVNLLGEDGYEGPAVYEGMEKLLATPEVFPFLYWKAITKPFRKMGHITIMDTDIASLKAKADFIQKNIRVISHKTNS, encoded by the coding sequence ATGCTTTCATCCCGAATAGGAATTCTCGGCGGCGGGCAACTAGGGCTCATGCTCCTGCAAGCAGCCGTTGACTGGAACCTCGATATTCACGTACTCGACCCCGACGCCGAAGCGCCGTGCCGCAAAATAGCGCCCCACTTCACGCAAGGCTCCCTGCAAGATTTTGATACTGTCTACAATTTCGGCAAAGACCTGGACGTCATTACCATCGAAATTGAAAAGGTAAATGTAGAAGCGCTCGAAGCGCTTGAAAAGGAAGGCAAGAAGGTCTACCCGCAGCCGTCGGTCATCCGTCAGATCCAGGATAAGCGTATTCAAAAGCAGTTTTACACCGAAAAGGCACTTCCTACCGCCGAATTTATCCTCACCGAAAACCGCCAGGACGTTTCAAACTTCATTTCGTTTCTTCCTGCATTCCATAAGCTCGGCAAGGACGGCTACGACGGCCGCGGCGTGCAAAGGCTCACTTCCGCAGCCGATCTCGACAAGGCCTTCGACAAGCCCGGCCTGCTCGAAAAAGCCGTTGCATTTGAAAAGGAGCTCGCGGTGATTGTAGCACGCAATGCCGACGGCGCTATCGAAACATTCCCTACGGTTGAAATGGTGTTCCATCCGGAGCATAATCTGGTGGAATACCTGTTCGCACCGGCGGAAATCAGCGCGGAAGTGAATGCGAAAGCGCAGGAAATCGCCCGTAAGACCGCCGAGGCATTCCAGATCGTCGGTTTGTTGGCTGTGGAGCTATTTCTTACGCCGGAAGGTGAAGTACTTATCAATGAAGTCGCGCCGAGGCCGCATAACAGCGGGCACCACACGATCCGCGCTAACGCCACGTCGCAGTATGAGCAACATTGGCGCGCAATCCTAAATCTTCCCCTTGGCAGCACGCATGCTTACGGCCCGTCGGCAATGGTTAATTTGCTGGGCGAGGATGGCTACGAAGGTCCGGCCGTTTATGAAGGCATGGAGAAATTGCTGGCCACACCCGAAGTGTTCCCGTTCCTTTACTGGAAAGCGATCACCAAGCCTTTCCGCAAAATGGGGCACATTACGATTATGGACACGGACATTGCTTCATTGAAGGCAAAAGCGGACTTTATCCAGAAAAATATCAGAGTAATCAGTCATAAAACGAATTCGTAA
- a CDS encoding type II toxin-antitoxin system VapC family toxin, with protein sequence MISDAEMLLLDTNILIDYLRGKQAAIEFIDSANKRRFAVNTVVVLELYNGCLNRAELTKIRRLLNGFMHFELNEAIAQAATRIGHSYALSHSVSAPDALIAATALVYNLELRTANLKDFRMIPGLKLSNALQ encoded by the coding sequence GTGATTTCAGATGCTGAGATGCTTTTGCTCGATACGAATATCCTCATTGATTATCTGAGGGGAAAGCAGGCTGCCATCGAATTTATTGATTCTGCCAATAAGCGGCGCTTTGCCGTGAATACGGTTGTTGTTCTTGAACTTTATAATGGATGCCTGAACCGCGCGGAGCTGACCAAAATCCGGCGCTTGCTCAATGGCTTCATGCATTTCGAATTGAACGAAGCCATTGCACAAGCGGCCACGCGCATCGGCCATAGCTATGCATTGTCGCATTCGGTGAGCGCCCCGGACGCGTTGATTGCGGCTACCGCATTGGTTTATAATCTCGAACTGCGTACGGCGAACCTCAAAGATTTCAGGATGATTCCAGGCCTGAAATTGTCCAACGCATTGCAATAA
- a CDS encoding BatA domain-containing protein — MSFLFPSFLWGLLAISVPIAVHIFNFRRTKKVYFTNVAFLKAVETQTKSIRQIKHWLVMAARILAIACLAFAFAQPFIPAESNVAVDRRGITSLYLDNSLSMESELNNKRYLDIATGRLGDLLGLFKNATSLQLVTNDFSAQEQGLYPAEKLRDRLTTIGLSGTPRTLEQVYKRQENLMARHSQSGKNQLFWFSDFQKSTAGDLSAVQTDSTNQIFLVPVQAEAEKNVFVDSAWLNTPFIRELQNNILFVKVSNSGNREARNVVLRLSLDNTQASTASVNVPANGSATAKFNFNLKGKGYKKGQITFDDFPVTFDNDYYFVLNASPLIRVLHVYGQKPEGNYIENVYANDSLFTLRSFSAQNVDPGLIKNSDLVVLEGVTQLSGTLPQDLQDFVRQGGSLAVIPPAAPSADNYSRFLGALGITGLTAEKAQAPLPLAVPDRNNPFFSDVFEESMRQEMNLNLPAASPVWNWAKAGQPLLMLRNGQTYLNQVLAGSGKTYVFAAPLNQENGNVAQHAIFVPVMYKIAASSVRQQRTSYTFDENPISLTVDKPKPNSVYKLRRNKTEIIPVQRVAGNQLLLEIPQGDQAGDGLTAGYFELVLDNKTEQIVALNHNHAESKLQYYSPDELRAAFSGKKNVQVFDRIDDDAFSTAFQQQNMGINLWKYFLYAALFFLLVEIVLIRFWK; from the coding sequence ATGAGTTTTCTTTTTCCGTCCTTCCTGTGGGGTTTACTGGCGATCTCCGTTCCGATTGCCGTGCACATTTTCAATTTCAGGCGGACGAAAAAGGTATATTTCACCAATGTGGCTTTTCTGAAAGCGGTTGAGACGCAAACGAAATCCATCCGGCAGATCAAACACTGGCTCGTGATGGCCGCCCGCATTCTGGCGATTGCGTGTCTCGCATTCGCGTTCGCACAGCCATTTATTCCCGCCGAAAGCAATGTGGCCGTCGACCGGCGAGGCATTACCAGCCTTTACCTTGACAATTCGCTAAGTATGGAAAGCGAGCTGAACAACAAACGCTATCTCGACATCGCAACCGGCCGTTTGGGCGATTTGCTGGGTTTGTTCAAAAATGCGACCTCACTCCAACTCGTTACCAACGACTTTTCGGCCCAGGAACAGGGCCTCTACCCCGCTGAAAAGCTCCGTGATCGCCTTACGACCATCGGGCTTTCGGGCACACCCCGCACGCTCGAACAAGTGTACAAGCGCCAGGAAAACCTGATGGCGCGCCATTCGCAAAGTGGTAAAAACCAGCTCTTCTGGTTTTCCGATTTCCAGAAAAGTACGGCGGGCGATTTATCAGCCGTTCAAACCGACTCCACGAACCAGATTTTCCTCGTGCCCGTGCAGGCCGAAGCCGAGAAGAATGTCTTTGTCGATTCAGCCTGGCTGAATACACCGTTTATCCGCGAGCTTCAAAACAATATATTGTTTGTAAAAGTCAGTAACTCGGGCAACCGTGAGGCGCGGAATGTGGTGCTACGGCTAAGCCTGGACAACACGCAGGCGTCGACGGCGTCGGTGAATGTACCTGCCAATGGCAGCGCTACCGCGAAATTCAACTTCAATCTGAAAGGAAAAGGCTATAAAAAGGGCCAGATCACGTTCGATGACTTTCCGGTCACCTTCGACAATGATTATTATTTCGTACTCAATGCCTCGCCGCTCATCCGCGTGCTGCATGTGTACGGGCAGAAGCCCGAGGGCAACTACATCGAAAATGTGTATGCCAACGACAGCCTGTTTACACTCCGGAGTTTCAGTGCGCAGAATGTGGACCCGGGTTTGATCAAAAACTCCGACCTGGTGGTGCTGGAAGGCGTTACGCAGCTGTCGGGCACACTTCCGCAGGACTTGCAGGATTTTGTGCGGCAAGGCGGCAGCCTGGCGGTGATCCCCCCTGCCGCACCGTCGGCCGACAATTACAGCCGCTTTCTGGGTGCACTAGGCATTACCGGCCTCACCGCCGAGAAGGCGCAAGCACCGCTTCCGCTGGCCGTACCCGATCGGAACAACCCGTTTTTCAGTGATGTTTTCGAGGAATCCATGCGGCAGGAAATGAATCTGAACCTGCCGGCCGCATCGCCGGTGTGGAACTGGGCGAAGGCCGGCCAACCGCTGCTGATGCTGCGGAACGGACAAACGTACCTGAACCAGGTGCTGGCCGGCTCCGGCAAAACCTACGTATTCGCCGCGCCGCTGAACCAGGAGAATGGCAATGTGGCGCAACACGCCATATTTGTGCCGGTGATGTATAAAATCGCCGCGTCGAGCGTGCGGCAGCAGCGCACATCATATACTTTCGACGAAAATCCCATCAGCCTGACCGTCGATAAGCCGAAGCCGAACTCGGTATACAAACTGCGCCGCAACAAAACGGAGATTATTCCCGTGCAGCGCGTTGCCGGAAACCAGCTCCTGCTTGAAATTCCACAGGGCGACCAGGCTGGTGACGGCCTTACCGCGGGGTATTTCGAGCTCGTGCTCGATAATAAAACGGAGCAAATCGTTGCCCTCAACCACAACCACGCCGAATCGAAGCTCCAGTATTACTCGCCCGACGAGCTGCGGGCCGCATTTTCGGGCAAGAAGAATGTACAGGTTTTCGATCGCATTGATGACGACGCCTTTTCTACCGCCTTTCAGCAACAAAACATGGGTATCAATCTTTGGAAATACTTTTTGTACGCTGCGTTGTTCTTCCTATTAGTCGAAATAGTTTTGATTCGATTTTGGAAGTAG
- a CDS encoding YcxB family protein, whose translation MAKVSVNKHQPVYQMPTNPAAVRTKKYALPTQKYISLAMRYFFKTQLKWGLVPLALILINAVINLTGVYPNLWIYITVFVGVVLYILFWLIQFTGITQLAQYKPMFEKFSYEIDNRQILMKLNQKEGSVMKWEQILGGYKDKDAYVLVISKGQFLHLPFSIFTSEHDIKVFERILKQKEILKG comes from the coding sequence ATGGCCAAAGTTTCGGTAAACAAACACCAGCCCGTCTATCAAATGCCTACGAACCCGGCCGCGGTTCGTACCAAGAAGTACGCCTTACCTACCCAAAAATACATTTCACTGGCCATGCGTTACTTTTTCAAAACGCAGCTCAAATGGGGACTTGTCCCATTGGCCCTCATCCTGATCAACGCGGTGATCAACCTCACCGGCGTGTATCCCAATTTGTGGATTTACATCACCGTTTTTGTAGGGGTAGTTCTTTACATTCTTTTCTGGCTCATCCAGTTCACCGGCATCACGCAGCTCGCGCAATACAAGCCGATGTTCGAAAAGTTTTCTTATGAAATCGACAACCGCCAGATCTTGATGAAGCTCAACCAAAAGGAAGGCAGCGTGATGAAATGGGAGCAGATTTTGGGAGGTTACAAAGACAAAGACGCTTACGTACTCGTGATTTCCAAAGGCCAGTTCCTGCATTTGCCGTTCTCGATCTTTACTTCCGAGCACGACATTAAGGTGTTCGAACGGATTTTGAAGCAGAAAGAAATATTGAAAGGCTGA
- a CDS encoding DUF1684 domain-containing protein: protein MMKIILSTLFVVLVAASGSQAQTFTEETNKFRKHYKEEFLHSDNSPLKAADLPYLQFYEPDSSYRVEARFEKAKGKSFEMPTYSGMNKTYVKYGVLKFKVNGRKQKLTVYRSLSLQQLAKYKDYLFVPFKDRTNGSETYGGGRYLDLKTTDLKDGTCILDFNKAYNPYCAYSAGYNCPIPPINNHLAIAISAGEKNFAREHTEASIK, encoded by the coding sequence ATGATGAAGATTATTTTAAGCACACTGTTCGTAGTATTGGTCGCGGCGTCAGGATCTCAGGCACAAACTTTCACCGAAGAGACTAATAAATTCAGGAAACACTACAAGGAGGAGTTCCTGCATTCCGACAATTCCCCGCTCAAAGCGGCGGACCTGCCCTACTTGCAATTTTACGAGCCGGATTCGTCGTACCGCGTAGAAGCCCGTTTCGAGAAGGCCAAAGGCAAATCGTTCGAAATGCCGACTTACAGCGGCATGAACAAAACTTACGTTAAATATGGCGTACTGAAATTCAAAGTGAATGGCCGGAAGCAGAAGCTGACCGTTTACCGGAGCCTCAGCCTGCAACAGCTTGCCAAGTACAAGGATTATCTCTTTGTGCCTTTCAAAGACAGAACAAACGGTTCGGAGACGTACGGTGGCGGCCGCTACCTCGACCTGAAAACGACCGATTTGAAAGACGGCACCTGCATTCTCGACTTTAACAAGGCCTATAATCCGTATTGCGCATACAGCGCGGGTTACAACTGCCCCATCCCACCGATCAACAACCACCTGGCGATCGCGATCAGCGCCGGCGAAAAAAACTTCGCCCGGGAGCACACCGAGGCCAGCATCAAATAA
- a CDS encoding OsmC family protein: protein MINRKATAIWKGTGKEGTGTISTQSTVLENTQYSFNTRFAEGKGTNPEELVAAAHAGCFAMKLSFELNAAGFTADELNATATISLDPAQGKIVKSAIELKAQVPGISAEQFAQVADKAKKECPISQLLNTEITLNAELVG, encoded by the coding sequence ATGATTAACCGTAAAGCAACAGCCATTTGGAAAGGTACCGGCAAGGAAGGTACAGGTACGATCAGCACGCAGAGCACAGTTCTCGAAAATACCCAGTATTCTTTCAACACACGTTTTGCCGAGGGTAAGGGAACAAACCCCGAAGAACTGGTTGCCGCTGCACATGCGGGCTGTTTCGCCATGAAACTGAGCTTCGAACTGAATGCGGCCGGTTTCACTGCCGACGAATTGAATGCAACTGCCACTATCTCACTCGACCCCGCACAAGGCAAGATCGTGAAAAGCGCGATCGAGCTGAAAGCACAGGTGCCAGGTATCAGCGCCGAGCAATTCGCGCAGGTGGCCGACAAAGCGAAGAAAGAATGCCCGATTTCGCAGTTGCTTAACACCGAAATTACATTGAACGCCGAGCTGGTTGGCTAA